A part of Paenibacillus sp. 481 genomic DNA contains:
- a CDS encoding UDP-N-acetylglucosamine 1-carboxyvinyltransferase, which translates to MEKLMISGGRPLRGTVQISGAKNSAVALIPASLMAESKVVLDNMPDLSDVATFGEIVAELGGQVEWDGSSMQINPSNLISVPMHNGLVKKLRASYYLMGALLGRFGTATIGMPGGCAFEPRPIDQHIKGFEALGATVSMDHGSIHIEARELRGAKIYLDVVSVGATINIMLAASRAKGTTTIENAAKEPEIIDVATLLNAMGAKIKGAGTETIRIEGVDSLHGCRHSIIPDRIQAGTYMILAAATRGDILIDNVIPKHLEALSAKLLEMGVEVLEGDESIRVIGRPSYESVDVRTLVYPGFATDLQSQMTSLLTQATGVSIITDYVYSNRFKHVPELIRLGAKIRVEGRSAVIEGSQLNAAAVRAADLRAGAALVIAGLTVSNGVTEVSGVEYIDRGYDNLVHNLRQLGADVWRQAE; encoded by the coding sequence ATGGAAAAGCTTATGATTAGCGGCGGTCGACCGCTGCGAGGCACAGTCCAAATTAGCGGTGCTAAAAATAGCGCAGTTGCGCTTATACCTGCCTCACTTATGGCTGAGAGCAAAGTTGTGCTGGATAATATGCCTGACTTGAGTGACGTTGCCACGTTCGGAGAGATTGTAGCTGAACTGGGTGGTCAAGTTGAATGGGATGGATCTAGCATGCAGATCAACCCCTCCAATCTCATTTCAGTGCCCATGCATAATGGTTTAGTGAAGAAATTGCGTGCATCCTACTACTTAATGGGGGCCCTGTTGGGTCGCTTTGGTACTGCAACGATCGGAATGCCGGGAGGCTGCGCCTTTGAACCGCGTCCGATAGATCAACATATTAAAGGCTTTGAAGCACTTGGAGCCACAGTGAGCATGGATCACGGCTCGATTCATATTGAAGCGCGTGAATTACGAGGCGCTAAAATCTACTTAGATGTCGTCAGTGTTGGGGCGACAATCAACATTATGCTGGCGGCTTCACGAGCCAAAGGTACCACGACGATTGAAAATGCGGCAAAAGAGCCTGAAATTATAGATGTTGCTACATTGCTAAACGCAATGGGCGCTAAGATAAAAGGTGCGGGAACCGAAACGATCCGCATCGAAGGCGTAGATAGTCTGCATGGATGCCGTCATTCCATTATTCCTGACCGTATACAAGCTGGAACATACATGATCCTAGCAGCAGCGACACGTGGTGACATTCTTATCGACAACGTTATTCCTAAACATTTGGAAGCCCTTTCCGCTAAATTATTAGAAATGGGCGTTGAAGTGCTGGAAGGCGATGAGTCGATACGGGTCATTGGTCGGCCTAGCTACGAAAGTGTGGATGTGAGGACGCTCGTATATCCTGGATTTGCAACTGATTTGCAATCCCAGATGACAAGCTTATTAACACAGGCGACGGGCGTAAGCATTATAACCGATTATGTGTACAGCAACCGCTTTAAACATGTACCCGAACTTATTCGACTAGGTGCCAAAATCCGTGTCGAAGGACGTTCAGCTGTTATTGAAGGTTCTCAACTAAATGCAGCGGCAGTTCGAGCTGCTGATTTGCGTGCGGGTGCAGCGCTTGTTATCGCGGGTTTGACGGTTAGTAACGGTGTAACGGAGGTTTCTGGTGTCGAGTATATTGATCGAGGCTACGATAACCTTGTACACAATTTGCGCCAGCTTGGTGCAGATGTGTGGCGGCAAGCGGAATAA
- the rho gene encoding transcription termination factor Rho, whose product MDLQIADLESKKLTELYKLAKQFQIQGYGQMKKKELIFAILRAQAEQGGFMFMEGVLDILPEGFGFLRPINYLPSPEDIYISQSQIRRFDLRTGDLVSGKCRPPKENERYFGLLQINAVNGENPEDAAQRLHFPALTPLYPQKRLVLETAPNKISTRIMDLVAPIGLGQRGLIVAPPKAGKTLLLKEIANSISENHPEIELFVLLIDERPEEVTDMQRSVKGEVIASTFDELPENHIKVTELVLERALRLVEHKKDVVILMDSITRLARAYNLVVPTSGRTLSGGIDPASFHRPKRFFGSARNIEEGGSLTILATALVETGSRMDDIIYEEFKSTGNTELHLDRKLAERRIFPAIDIRRSGTRREEILLSKEELEKLWAIRKNMNETPEFVDQFLKKMRDTKTNEEFMASLDANGTGNGNGSTTPTRRTRSTSVS is encoded by the coding sequence ATGGATTTACAAATTGCCGATTTGGAAAGCAAGAAGCTAACCGAGCTCTACAAGCTTGCGAAGCAGTTTCAAATTCAGGGTTACGGTCAAATGAAGAAAAAAGAGCTAATCTTTGCTATTTTGCGTGCCCAAGCTGAGCAAGGTGGCTTTATGTTTATGGAAGGTGTATTGGACATTTTGCCAGAAGGATTCGGCTTCCTACGTCCTATTAACTACTTGCCTAGCCCGGAAGATATTTATATTTCGCAATCACAGATTAGAAGATTTGACCTTCGTACAGGTGACTTAGTGTCTGGTAAATGCCGTCCGCCGAAAGAGAACGAGCGCTACTTTGGATTACTTCAGATTAATGCGGTAAACGGTGAGAACCCAGAAGACGCGGCACAACGCTTGCATTTTCCTGCGTTAACTCCCCTCTATCCACAAAAGAGGTTAGTACTCGAAACAGCCCCAAATAAGATTTCAACGCGCATTATGGATTTAGTCGCTCCTATCGGTCTTGGACAACGTGGACTTATTGTTGCTCCTCCAAAAGCCGGCAAGACTTTATTACTGAAGGAAATTGCCAACAGTATTTCGGAGAACCATCCTGAAATCGAGCTATTTGTACTGCTTATCGACGAGCGTCCGGAAGAAGTAACGGATATGCAGCGTTCGGTTAAAGGGGAAGTTATTGCTTCTACATTTGATGAATTACCTGAAAATCATATTAAGGTAACTGAGTTGGTATTGGAGCGTGCGCTACGTCTTGTTGAGCACAAAAAAGATGTTGTCATATTGATGGATAGTATTACACGTCTGGCTCGTGCTTACAATTTGGTCGTTCCAACATCGGGACGTACATTGAGTGGCGGTATCGACCCAGCTTCGTTCCATCGTCCAAAGCGTTTCTTCGGTTCTGCGCGTAATATTGAAGAGGGCGGAAGCTTGACAATATTGGCAACAGCACTTGTTGAGACAGGGTCACGTATGGATGACATCATTTATGAAGAATTTAAAAGTACGGGGAACACAGAATTGCATCTGGATCGCAAGCTAGCTGAACGCCGTATTTTCCCAGCAATTGACATTCGTCGTTCTGGTACACGCCGTGAGGAAATTTTGTTATCGAAGGAAGAGCTTGAGAAGTTGTGGGCTATCCGTAAAAATATGAATGAAACACCAGAATTCGTCGATCAATTCTTGAAAAAGATGCGTGACACGAAGACGAACGAAGAATTTATGGCCAGCCTTGATGCGAACGGAACAGGTAATGGCAATGGCAGCACGACGCCGACACGCCGCACGCGCAGCACGTCTGTCAGCTAG